The Tindallia magadiensis genome includes a window with the following:
- a CDS encoding thiamine pyrophosphate-dependent enzyme, whose translation MSDKEKVIMTGNQAIARGFYEAGGLVAASYPGSPTVEILETANQYPEIDAAFSTNEKVALETAIGASFAGVRAMVSMKHVGVNIAADPLLTFTQTPVRGGFLLVSGDDPGMHSSQNEQDNRNLAKFANMAVVVPGDSQEAKEYTKKALELSEKYAMPMMLQITSRACHSRCLVETGKREEVIQDEFPRDVPSYAMIPPNTFDKQYAMKERLERIVADGEAEKWCQMEENDQAETLIVTAGLPYYHLKEIEEKLKPVSILKLGMVYPLPLNHLKELIQPYKQVIVIEEMTPFIENELVLANISCQGKKYFSFTGELDSQEILAGLRNAGLAREMSVVSRQEEEVEKEKVTPRPPLFCPGCPHRPVFDILKKSKVMVNNDIGCYSMGLFPPFEASHSLISMGATIGISTGMLKANRKAGREIPLVSVIGDGTFFHSGMPGMVNLMDHLEPEDNLTIILLDNGTTAMTGGQKNASTGKRMTEKEKHIHIPSLIKEMGIEEVQILDQFRYKETSDAVKKAIKTPGLSVLVMTRPCALHFKIKEPVFYVEPETCIGCRTCIKTNCPPLRMKKYEGQEKEKSSIDPSMCVGCSICAQVCPVNAIKRREGRGTNEAN comes from the coding sequence ATGAGTGATAAAGAAAAAGTAATCATGACAGGAAATCAGGCAATTGCCCGTGGGTTTTATGAAGCCGGCGGTTTGGTGGCAGCCAGTTATCCTGGTTCGCCGACGGTGGAAATACTGGAAACGGCTAACCAATATCCGGAGATAGATGCCGCCTTCTCGACTAATGAGAAAGTTGCTCTGGAAACAGCGATTGGTGCTTCTTTTGCTGGAGTCAGGGCGATGGTCAGTATGAAGCATGTGGGGGTAAATATTGCGGCAGATCCACTGTTGACGTTTACTCAAACTCCCGTAAGAGGTGGATTTTTGTTAGTATCCGGTGATGACCCGGGAATGCACAGTTCTCAAAATGAACAGGATAATCGAAATCTTGCAAAATTTGCCAATATGGCCGTGGTAGTTCCTGGGGATAGTCAGGAAGCAAAAGAGTATACTAAAAAAGCTTTGGAGCTTAGCGAAAAATATGCCATGCCAATGATGCTTCAAATCACTAGTCGAGCGTGCCATAGTCGTTGTTTAGTGGAAACAGGAAAAAGGGAGGAAGTAATTCAAGATGAGTTTCCTCGGGATGTACCATCCTATGCCATGATTCCACCGAACACCTTTGATAAACAATATGCAATGAAGGAACGCCTGGAACGGATAGTTGCCGATGGAGAAGCTGAAAAGTGGTGTCAGATGGAAGAAAACGATCAGGCAGAGACATTGATTGTTACAGCTGGGTTGCCTTACTATCACCTGAAAGAGATAGAGGAAAAGCTGAAACCTGTGAGCATTTTGAAACTAGGAATGGTCTATCCATTGCCTCTAAATCACTTAAAAGAACTGATTCAACCATATAAGCAAGTGATTGTTATTGAAGAGATGACTCCTTTTATTGAAAATGAATTAGTCTTGGCAAATATCTCTTGCCAAGGGAAAAAATACTTTTCCTTTACAGGAGAGTTAGATAGTCAAGAAATTCTAGCCGGCCTTCGGAATGCTGGATTAGCTAGAGAAATGAGTGTTGTTAGTCGCCAAGAAGAAGAAGTGGAGAAAGAAAAAGTGACACCAAGACCCCCTTTGTTTTGTCCGGGGTGCCCTCATCGACCGGTGTTTGATATTTTGAAAAAGAGTAAGGTGATGGTGAATAACGACATTGGATGTTATTCGATGGGTCTGTTTCCTCCTTTTGAAGCATCTCATTCATTGATTAGCATGGGAGCAACCATTGGTATATCAACGGGAATGTTAAAAGCTAATCGAAAAGCAGGAAGAGAGATACCTCTGGTCTCGGTAATTGGTGATGGAACTTTTTTTCATTCTGGAATGCCGGGCATGGTGAATCTTATGGACCATTTAGAGCCGGAAGACAATTTAACGATTATTCTGTTAGATAACGGAACTACGGCGATGACCGGTGGTCAAAAAAATGCATCTACTGGAAAAAGGATGACAGAAAAGGAAAAACATATTCATATTCCTTCCTTAATAAAAGAAATGGGGATTGAAGAGGTACAAATACTGGATCAATTCCGATATAAAGAAACCAGTGATGCTGTTAAAAAAGCTATTAAAACACCAGGTTTATCCGTGCTCGTAATGACACGTCCCTGTGCCCTTCATTTCAAAATAAAAGAACCGGTATTTTATGTGGAGCCGGAAACCTGTATTGGATGTAGAACCTGTATTAAAACCAACTGTCCTCCTCTTCGGATGAAAAAATATGAAGGGCAAGAAAAAGAAAAATCATCCATTGATCCTTCTATGTGCGTTGGATGTTCCATTTGCGCACAGGTATGTCCGGTAAATGCGATTAAGCGTAGAGAAGGGAGAGGTACAAATGAAGCCAATTAA
- a CDS encoding RDD family protein, with product MSMQWYLAKKGQQYGPYTWEQMIQFAGEGRISPEDYVRHHQMNEWKPAAEIEGLIHRQASPIPPPASVGAASLGIRQPNVPVENAYAKEIRIAGALEYVGLGPRIIAQLIDGIIFIVAGGILMYMSYQRMITSYQAGIHPTFPWAAYLFLSVGSILYYVLMEGLVGATLGKMAMGIQVRKVDGSPCGLSASLVRNLLRIIDALPVFYLLGIILVINSPRKQRLGDRVADTVVIRKSSIN from the coding sequence ATGAGTATGCAATGGTACTTGGCAAAAAAAGGTCAGCAGTATGGACCGTATACGTGGGAACAAATGATACAGTTTGCTGGCGAAGGAAGGATATCACCGGAAGATTATGTTCGGCACCATCAAATGAATGAGTGGAAGCCGGCGGCGGAGATTGAGGGATTGATCCATCGTCAGGCATCACCGATACCGCCACCTGCTTCGGTGGGGGCTGCTTCTTTAGGTATCCGACAGCCTAATGTACCGGTAGAAAACGCTTATGCAAAAGAGATACGAATTGCTGGTGCATTAGAATATGTAGGATTAGGACCCCGAATCATTGCTCAGCTTATTGATGGTATTATTTTTATAGTGGCAGGTGGAATCCTAATGTACATGTCGTATCAGCGTATGATAACCAGCTATCAAGCAGGAATACACCCTACATTTCCATGGGCAGCCTACCTTTTTTTAAGTGTCGGCTCTATTCTTTACTATGTGTTGATGGAAGGACTTGTAGGAGCAACTTTAGGGAAAATGGCCATGGGGATTCAGGTCAGAAAAGTGGATGGCAGTCCTTGTGGTCTAAGTGCCTCGCTTGTCCGAAACTTACTCAGAATCATAGACGCACTTCCCGTTTTCTATTTATTAGGAATTATTCTAGTAATTAATTCTCCCAGAAAGCAGCGGTTAGGAGACCGGGTAGCGGATACGGTGGTGATTAGAAAATCAAGTATCAATTAA
- a CDS encoding permease gives MNKTMIGMSIIAILMAIKAYLQGGISMVAEGFLLGMGHLLAVFPVLIAAFAVAGLISVLLNKETVAKWLGEEAGWKGPFYGTVIGAMVPGGPFFFYPLMATLLLSGASLGTIISFSAAKTLWNIGRLPIEIAFVGIELTLIRFLITVAFPVMAGTFVNIFFPKLATTIKEDVYQLQQKNQPKNRGDSVD, from the coding sequence ATGAATAAAACAATGATCGGTATGAGTATCATCGCTATCCTAATGGCCATAAAAGCTTACCTTCAAGGTGGTATCTCAATGGTGGCGGAAGGTTTTCTGTTAGGTATGGGCCATTTACTTGCTGTATTTCCTGTCTTAATTGCTGCCTTTGCTGTTGCTGGATTAATATCTGTACTACTTAATAAAGAGACTGTCGCCAAATGGCTCGGTGAAGAAGCTGGCTGGAAAGGTCCTTTTTATGGAACAGTAATTGGTGCCATGGTGCCTGGCGGTCCTTTCTTTTTTTATCCTTTGATGGCTACTTTACTCCTTTCCGGTGCCAGCCTTGGTACTATTATCAGTTTTTCCGCGGCCAAAACTCTCTGGAACATCGGTCGACTACCTATTGAAATCGCCTTTGTAGGTATTGAATTAACCCTTATCCGGTTTTTGATAACCGTAGCTTTTCCTGTGATGGCCGGAACCTTTGTAAATATTTTCTTTCCAAAACTGGCTACCACAATAAAAGAAGATGTCTATCAGCTTCAACAAAAAAATCAGCCAAAGAATCGAGGTGATTCTGTTGACTGA
- a CDS encoding permease, whose product MTDTMIVLGLMALILFGVAFRKGLHLEGIRGGYHMFLKVVPLLFLAFVLVGYLNLLLPKEILSDWLGESAGWKGLFIGPVIGALVQGGPFAFFPLFDSVFRDTVTTGTAVAMITAWGMINIGHLPYEAAFLGPRFIMLKYSLYLLFPTIAGFLANILFGP is encoded by the coding sequence TTGACTGATACGATGATAGTTCTTGGTCTGATGGCCCTTATTCTCTTTGGAGTAGCCTTCAGAAAAGGTTTGCATCTGGAAGGGATCCGTGGCGGATATCACATGTTCTTAAAGGTGGTGCCTTTGTTGTTTCTTGCTTTTGTTTTAGTGGGGTACCTTAACCTTTTACTGCCAAAAGAAATCTTATCCGATTGGCTCGGCGAATCCGCCGGTTGGAAGGGGCTGTTTATCGGCCCTGTCATAGGTGCCTTGGTTCAAGGCGGTCCTTTTGCTTTTTTTCCACTGTTTGACTCTGTGTTCCGAGATACAGTCACCACTGGCACCGCCGTTGCCATGATTACAGCCTGGGGAATGATTAATATTGGTCATTTGCCTTACGAAGCTGCCTTTCTCGGACCCCGTTTCATTATGTTAAAATACAGCCTATACCTTCTTTTTCCTACGATTGCTGGCTTTTTAGCTAACATTCTTTTTGGTCCATGA
- a CDS encoding HAMP domain-containing sensor histidine kinase yields the protein MKHISVRLTVIFIGLILVSSILSFLTTVLLMPNLHREILQSQESISYLTQEIAERTDLNSHEIVEMMSWFNSDAHIVSPENVPDFREEDLKMIEQGGVVHELTDRFHGIRTYFLVEEDLVRIQLKPDRTVWRIMASREWFSGTSVVIIGSILIIFVVRHTVKPIIKLTNATREIANGNFDISIDHHSKDEIGQLTNHFNQMASELKQMDTLRKDFVSNVSHEFKTPIASIQGFAKLLQKDNLSESERKEYARIIVEESGRLSHLTSNMLKLSKLENQEIIQRYERFYLDEQIRKSVLLLEPEWDKKGIDWEIELDRAMIAGDEELLQQVWINLISNAIKFSEQEGCISIQLKHESEGVQIVVKDYGQGMPEETRNRVFEKFYQGETAHGTEGSGLGLSLVKRIVELHGGTVKVWSELQKGAEFTVLLPVQEIIMDQKEC from the coding sequence ATGAAGCATATCTCTGTCAGATTGACGGTGATTTTTATTGGATTAATTCTTGTCTCTTCGATTCTATCATTCCTAACAACGGTTTTATTGATGCCTAACTTGCACCGTGAAATTCTGCAAAGTCAGGAATCAATTAGCTACTTAACTCAGGAAATAGCGGAAAGAACGGATTTGAACAGTCATGAAATTGTTGAGATGATGTCTTGGTTTAACTCAGATGCACACATTGTATCGCCGGAAAACGTTCCAGATTTTCGGGAAGAAGACTTAAAAATGATCGAGCAAGGTGGGGTGGTACATGAACTGACAGATCGGTTTCATGGTATTCGCACCTACTTTCTGGTGGAAGAAGATCTAGTAAGAATTCAGCTAAAACCGGACCGGACGGTGTGGCGCATTATGGCATCCAGAGAATGGTTTTCGGGGACTTCTGTGGTGATTATAGGATCCATTCTTATTATTTTTGTGGTAAGGCATACGGTGAAGCCTATTATAAAGTTGACAAATGCAACCAGAGAAATTGCTAATGGAAATTTTGATATTTCTATTGATCATCATAGTAAAGATGAAATAGGACAACTGACGAATCACTTTAATCAGATGGCTAGTGAATTGAAGCAAATGGATACTTTGCGAAAAGACTTTGTCAGTAATGTTTCTCACGAATTCAAAACTCCTATCGCATCGATTCAGGGATTTGCTAAATTGCTTCAAAAAGACAATTTATCAGAATCGGAAAGAAAAGAATATGCCCGTATTATTGTAGAAGAGTCTGGACGTCTTTCTCATTTAACCAGCAATATGCTGAAGCTTTCTAAATTGGAAAATCAGGAAATTATTCAAAGATACGAACGTTTCTACTTGGATGAGCAGATACGTAAATCTGTTTTATTGCTGGAACCGGAATGGGATAAAAAAGGAATAGATTGGGAAATTGAATTAGACCGGGCAATGATTGCCGGAGATGAAGAACTGTTACAACAAGTATGGATTAACCTTATTAGCAATGCTATTAAGTTTTCCGAGCAGGAAGGATGCATTTCAATCCAGCTCAAACATGAGTCGGAAGGGGTTCAAATAGTAGTAAAAGATTACGGACAAGGAATGCCGGAAGAAACAAGAAATCGTGTTTTTGAAAAATTTTATCAAGGAGAAACAGCCCACGGTACAGAGGGCAGTGGACTGGGATTGTCTTTGGTAAAACGTATTGTTGAGCTGCATGGAGGAACGGTAAAGGTATGGAGTGAACTCCAAAAAGGTGCTGAGTTTACGGTGTTACTACCGGTACAGGAAATCATCATGGACCAAAAAGAATGTTAG
- a CDS encoding response regulator transcription factor — MLSFPLAMPDCEPEVSRGSSLASFFLIGDNEISKEWRGSMFRILVVEDDKNLQKLMEAVLKQNGYQVLSASDGEEALDLLDRYHVDLMISDIMMPEMDGYELTDSLRKADYQLPILMVTAKESMEDKKQGFMVGTDDYMVKPIDMDEMLLRVAALLRRARIMNEHRITVGKTILDYDTLSVRREGEQVTLPNKEFSLLFKLLSYPRQIFTRQQLMDEIWGLEVESDERTVDVHIKRLRERFSNWPDFDILTVRGLGYKAEKRENEV; from the coding sequence ATGCTGTCCTTTCCCTTGGCGATGCCAGACTGTGAACCGGAAGTAAGCCGGGGATCAAGTCTGGCATCCTTTTTTCTAATAGGGGACAATGAAATTTCAAAAGAATGGAGGGGTAGTATGTTTCGTATTTTGGTAGTGGAGGATGATAAAAATCTTCAAAAATTAATGGAAGCTGTTTTGAAGCAAAATGGATACCAGGTACTTTCTGCTTCTGATGGAGAGGAAGCGTTGGATCTTTTGGATCGATATCATGTAGATTTGATGATTAGCGATATTATGATGCCGGAAATGGATGGTTATGAACTAACTGATTCCCTAAGAAAAGCGGATTATCAATTACCTATTTTAATGGTAACGGCTAAAGAAAGCATGGAAGACAAAAAACAAGGCTTTATGGTTGGTACAGATGATTATATGGTAAAGCCGATTGATATGGATGAAATGCTTTTAAGAGTAGCGGCCTTATTGCGTCGGGCTAGAATCATGAATGAACACCGGATAACCGTAGGAAAAACGATCCTGGACTATGATACATTAAGTGTCAGAAGAGAGGGAGAGCAAGTGACTCTTCCTAATAAAGAGTTTTCCTTGCTTTTTAAGCTATTGAGTTATCCAAGACAAATTTTTACTCGTCAACAACTAATGGATGAAATATGGGGTCTGGAAGTGGAAAGTGATGAACGTACAGTAGATGTCCATATAAAAAGGCTGAGGGAAAGATTTTCAAATTGGCCGGATTTTGATATTTTGACTGTAAGAGGACTGGGCTATAAAGCAGAGAAAAGGGAGAATGAGGTATGA
- a CDS encoding zinc metallopeptidase translates to MYPYGFGLFDPTMLILIPAILLTLYAQGKVKSSFAKYLRVPTRKNYTGAQVARTLLNEHGLSDIPIEVTPGHMSDHYDPVRQILRLSPEVYRGSSIAAVSVAAHEVGHAIQHDAGYVPLTLRNKIFPIARFGSSAAWFFIIVGLILPAFTSLFDVGIMLFATAVLFQVVTLPVEFNASNRAMQLLDTHGFITTGEASGAKKVLNAAALTYVAAMATGIAQLLRLLIIRGRR, encoded by the coding sequence ATGTACCCTTATGGCTTCGGCCTTTTCGACCCAACCATGTTGATCCTGATACCAGCCATACTATTAACGCTTTATGCCCAAGGAAAGGTGAAAAGTAGTTTTGCCAAATATTTGCGTGTCCCTACCCGAAAAAACTATACCGGTGCCCAAGTGGCAAGAACTTTGTTGAACGAGCATGGACTTTCGGATATTCCAATTGAGGTAACTCCCGGTCATATGAGCGATCATTACGATCCTGTTCGGCAAATTCTGCGCTTATCACCCGAGGTTTACCGCGGCAGTTCTATTGCAGCTGTCAGTGTCGCTGCCCATGAAGTGGGGCACGCCATCCAGCATGACGCCGGATATGTTCCGCTTACTTTAAGGAATAAGATTTTTCCCATTGCAAGATTTGGTTCTTCCGCTGCCTGGTTTTTTATTATTGTCGGTTTAATCCTGCCAGCCTTTACCAGTCTTTTCGATGTGGGGATTATGCTGTTTGCTACTGCCGTGCTTTTCCAGGTAGTTACCTTGCCGGTCGAGTTTAATGCAAGTAATCGGGCAATGCAGCTCTTAGATACTCATGGCTTTATCACAACCGGAGAAGCCAGCGGAGCTAAAAAAGTATTAAACGCCGCCGCTCTCACTTACGTAGCCGCCATGGCAACCGGAATCGCTCAACTTTTACGTCTCTTGATCATCCGAGGGAGAAGATAA